In the genome of Burkholderia sp. PAMC 26561, the window AATACCGGTTTGCGTGTCAAGAATGAGTGGCCGTCCTCCAGCCTGCGCAAACGAGTCCGCTATCATCGCGCTGCAAATCAACGCTGCGCAAAGCGGCGCCCGATATCCCATCAACTTCGCTTTAAAACTCATGGCGCCCCCGCATCAAATTTCCGATTGCTACTGGTCTCGATTGAAACGTTCATATCATACGAAAGCGCTTTACCTTACCGCGATGGTAAGGCTTAGGCTAGCTTTCTCGAAGTCGAAACTTAAGGAGATTTAATGACGATTCTCAAAAACTTCGGTGGCGTCGCTGCATTTGCCGCGTGCGTTGTCATATCGATGCCGGTTGCGTTTGCACAAGCATCAACACCCGCTGACTCGATGTCAGGCATGGACATGTCGGCAATGAAAGGCAACCCGGCCGATGACGCTACCAAAGCGTTCCAGGCGGCCGACCATTCGATGATGTCGGGCATGTCCGGCATCGAGTACACCGGCAACGCCGACCATGACTTCGTTACGCACATGATTCCGCATCACGAGGGAGCGGTAGCAATGGCCAAAGTCGAGCTGAAATACGGGAAAGATCCGAAGTTGCGGGCATTGGCGAAGGAAATTATCGCTTCACAAGATAAAGAAGTCGCGTTCATGAAGCAATGGCTGGCCGCCCACCCGCAGAACAAATAATCGCAGCGCCCAGAAACGACAAAGCCCCGCATGCGGGGCTTTTTAAATTTTCAACCAATCTGTCGGCTGAAATTTACAGCGAGTAGCCTTCAGTTTCCAGCGAACGGATACGCTTTTCGAGCTGAACGATATCCGACGATTGAGCCAGATACTCTTCGCGACGATTGCGTTCGGCGGTTTCAAACCAGACGCTGACTTTTTCGAGCAAGAATGCAAACATGATTTTTTCTCCAAGGATCTCAAATGAATCCCCGGCGGTTCGGGTCAGGGATATCCCTCGAAAGGGTTAACCATGATTATAGATGAACCTTGACGCGAGCGTTAGTGAAATGCCTGAATTGTGTGCATTCTGTTTTGGAATGGTGCATGCACTACGACCGAACAAGTCACTGATTCGTCTAGTTTTTTTGGACGAGCGCAGGTCCTTCGCGGAAATATGCACCATTCTGGTTCTTTTCCACGAGCCATGAAGTGTGAATTGCACCAATCCGGTCAACCTGCAAGTCGCTCGAGAATCGGACAGTCTGGCCGGTCGTCGCCGTGGCAATTGACAGCGAGGTGCGCCAGCGTATCGCGCATATCGGTGAGCTCCGCAATCCGCCGATCCAGGTCCGCGACATGTTCAAGCGCAATAGCCTTGACCTCCGCGCTGGCGCGCTTACGGTCCTGCCATAGTGCCAAAAGCTTTCGAATGTCCTCGACAAGGAAACCCAGCCGCCGCGCCTGCCGCACAAACTGCAGCGCGTGAACCTCATGCGTCCCATAGACGCGATAGCCGGACGTCGTTCGCCCCACTGGCGGCAAAAGCCCGACGCTTTCGTAGTAGCGGATCATCTTCGCCGTTACCCCCGATGCACGCGCTGCTTCACCGATGTTCATCGCCGATCCCCAAAATTTTATCCAACTGTACACCTTCCAACCGTGGGAGGGTATAGCATGGCTCGTTCTTGCAAACTCAACAAGGGATTAGTCATGACCGAATTTCAAGTGGAAGGCATGAGTTGTCAGCACTGCATCGCGGCGGTAACACGCTCGATCCACGAAGTCGATGCAACCGCCAAGGTCCAGGTCGATCTCGAACACGGAAAAGTTGTGGTGACGTCGACCGAAACCATCGATGCGCTTAAAGAAGCCATCGATGAAGCGGGCTACACGGTTTTGTCGGCAAAAGCCGCATGACAATGGGAGGCTCGAACTTCAAGGTCG includes:
- the cueR gene encoding Cu(I)-responsive transcriptional regulator; its protein translation is MNIGEAARASGVTAKMIRYYESVGLLPPVGRTTSGYRVYGTHEVHALQFVRQARRLGFLVEDIRKLLALWQDRKRASAEVKAIALEHVADLDRRIAELTDMRDTLAHLAVNCHGDDRPDCPILERLAG
- a CDS encoding heavy-metal-associated domain-containing protein — encoded protein: MTEFQVEGMSCQHCIAAVTRSIHEVDATAKVQVDLEHGKVVVTSTETIDALKEAIDEAGYTVLSAKAA
- the copM gene encoding CopM family metallochaperone, whose protein sequence is MTILKNFGGVAAFAACVVISMPVAFAQASTPADSMSGMDMSAMKGNPADDATKAFQAADHSMMSGMSGIEYTGNADHDFVTHMIPHHEGAVAMAKVELKYGKDPKLRALAKEIIASQDKEVAFMKQWLAAHPQNK
- a CDS encoding DUF3563 family protein → MFAFLLEKVSVWFETAERNRREEYLAQSSDIVQLEKRIRSLETEGYSL